The proteins below are encoded in one region of Podarcis raffonei isolate rPodRaf1 chromosome 8, rPodRaf1.pri, whole genome shotgun sequence:
- the DPF1 gene encoding zinc finger protein neuro-d4 isoform X4, with translation MATAVHKPIKCLGEDFYREAIEHCRSYNARLCAERSMRLPFLDSQTGVAQNNCYIWMEKTHRGPGLAPGQIYTYPARCWRKKRRLNILEDPRLRPCEFKIDCEPPLKKEGGLPEGPVLEALLCAETGDKKPEMKEEELILDCPKAPIGEFLHDLDTDDLEDDVPRRKNKAKNKAYGIGGLRKRQDAALLEDRDKPYVCDICGKRYKNRPGLSYHYTHTHLAEEEGEEGPERHTLPFHRKNNHKRHPSCLQFTVNMTAAVRTYRWQCIECKSCSLCGTSENDDQLLFCDDCDRGYHMYCLSPPMAEPPEGTWSCHLCLRQLKEKASAYITLT, from the exons TTTAGGCGAAGATTTCTACCGGGAAGCCATTGAGCACTGCCGCAGCTACAATGCCCGGCTATGCGCAGAGCGGAGCATGCGCCTGCCCTTCCTTGACTCGCAGACGGGGGTCGCCCAGAACAACTGCTACATCTGGATGGAGAAGACTCACCGGGGACCAG GGCTGGCTCCGGGCCAGATCTACACTTACCCGGCTCGCTGTTGGCGGAAGAAGCGGCGGCTCAACATCCTGGAGGATCCTCGCCTGCGGCCTTGTGAGTTCAAGATTG acTGCGAGCCCCCTTTGAAGAAGGAGGGGGGGCTGCCCGAAGGTCCCGTCCTGGAAGCCTTGCTGTGCGCCGAGACGGGAGACAAGAAGCCGGAGATGAAGGAGGAAGAGCTCATCCTGGACTGTCCG AAGGCGCCGATTGGGGAATTTCTCCACGACTTGGACACGGACGACCTGGAGGACGACGTCCCTCGCCGGAAGAACAAGGCCAAGAATAAG GCCTACGGCATCGGGGGTCTGCGGAAGAGGCAGGACGCGGCGCTGCTGGAAGACCGAGACAAGCCTTATGTCTGCGACA TTTGTGGGAAGCGCTACAAGAACCGGCCGGGACTCAGCTACCACTACACTCACACGCACCTGGCAGAGGAGGAGGGCGAGGAGGGCCCTGAACGCCACACCCTCCCCTTCCATCGCAAGAACAACCACAAAC GGCACCCATCCTGCCTGCAGTTCACCGTCAACATGACAGCTGCCGTGCGGACTTACCGGTGGCAGTGCATCGAGTGCAAGAGCTGCAGTCTTTGCGGCACCTCCGAGAACGAC GACCAGCTGCTGTTCTGCGACGACTGTGACCGGGGCTACCACATGTACTGCCTGAGCCCACCCATGGCTGAGCCCCCCGAAG GAACCTGGAGCTGCCACCTGTGCCTGCGGCAGCTGAAGGAGAAGGCGTCTGCCTACATCACCCTGACCTAG
- the DPF1 gene encoding zinc finger protein neuro-d4 isoform X5 has product MATAVHKPIKCLGEDFYREAIEHCRSYNARLCAERSMRLPFLDSQTGVAQNNCYIWMEKTHRGPGLAPGQIYTYPARCWRKKRRLNILEDPRLRPCEFKIDCEPPLKKEGGLPEGPVLEALLCAETGDKKPEMKEEELILDCPKAPIGEFLHDLDTDDLEDDVPRRKNKAKNKAYGIGGLRKRQDAALLEDRDKPYVCDICGKRYKNRPGLSYHYTHTHLAEEEGEEGPERHTLPFHRKNNHKQFYKELNWVPENQRRHTAKKAPDGTVIPNGYCDFCLGGSKKTGCPEDLISCADCGRSGHPSCLQFTVNMTAAVRTYRWQCIECKSCSLCGTSENDDQLLFCDDCDRGYHMYCLSPPMAEPPEGTWSCHLCLRQLKEKASAYITLT; this is encoded by the exons TTTAGGCGAAGATTTCTACCGGGAAGCCATTGAGCACTGCCGCAGCTACAATGCCCGGCTATGCGCAGAGCGGAGCATGCGCCTGCCCTTCCTTGACTCGCAGACGGGGGTCGCCCAGAACAACTGCTACATCTGGATGGAGAAGACTCACCGGGGACCAG GGCTGGCTCCGGGCCAGATCTACACTTACCCGGCTCGCTGTTGGCGGAAGAAGCGGCGGCTCAACATCCTGGAGGATCCTCGCCTGCGGCCTTGTGAGTTCAAGATTG acTGCGAGCCCCCTTTGAAGAAGGAGGGGGGGCTGCCCGAAGGTCCCGTCCTGGAAGCCTTGCTGTGCGCCGAGACGGGAGACAAGAAGCCGGAGATGAAGGAGGAAGAGCTCATCCTGGACTGTCCG AAGGCGCCGATTGGGGAATTTCTCCACGACTTGGACACGGACGACCTGGAGGACGACGTCCCTCGCCGGAAGAACAAGGCCAAGAATAAG GCCTACGGCATCGGGGGTCTGCGGAAGAGGCAGGACGCGGCGCTGCTGGAAGACCGAGACAAGCCTTATGTCTGCGACA TTTGTGGGAAGCGCTACAAGAACCGGCCGGGACTCAGCTACCACTACACTCACACGCACCTGGCAGAGGAGGAGGGCGAGGAGGGCCCTGAACGCCACACCCTCCCCTTCCATCGCAAGAACAACCACAAAC AGTTTTACAAAGAGCTGAACTGGGTCCCTGAGAACCAGCGCAGGCACACAG CTAAGAAAGCACCGGACGGCACAGTCATACCAAACGGTTATTGTGATTTCTGTCTAGGCGGCTCCAAGAAGACCGGCTGCCCCGAGGATCTCATCTCCTGCGCGGATTGTGGCCGTTCAG GGCACCCATCCTGCCTGCAGTTCACCGTCAACATGACAGCTGCCGTGCGGACTTACCGGTGGCAGTGCATCGAGTGCAAGAGCTGCAGTCTTTGCGGCACCTCCGAGAACGAC GACCAGCTGCTGTTCTGCGACGACTGTGACCGGGGCTACCACATGTACTGCCTGAGCCCACCCATGGCTGAGCCCCCCGAAG GAACCTGGAGCTGCCACCTGTGCCTGCGGCAGCTGAAGGAGAAGGCGTCTGCCTACATCACCCTGACCTAG
- the DPF1 gene encoding zinc finger protein neuro-d4 isoform X2, giving the protein MATAVHKPIKCLGEDFYREAIEHCRSYNARLCAERSMRLPFLDSQTGVAQNNCYIWMEKTHRGPGLAPGQIYTYPARCWRKKRRLNILEDPRLRPYCEPPLKKEGGLPEGPVLEALLCAETGDKKPEMKEEELILDCPKAPIGEFLHDLDTDDLEDDVPRRKNKAKNKAYGIGGLRKRQDAALLEDRDKPYVCDICGKRYKNRPGLSYHYTHTHLAEEEGEEGPERHTLPFHRKNNHKPKKAPDGTVIPNGYCDFCLGGSKKTGCPEDLISCADCGRSGHPSCLQFTVNMTAAVRTYRWQCIECKSCSLCGTSENDDQLLFCDDCDRGYHMYCLSPPMAEPPEGTWSCHLCLRQLKEKASAYITLT; this is encoded by the exons TTTAGGCGAAGATTTCTACCGGGAAGCCATTGAGCACTGCCGCAGCTACAATGCCCGGCTATGCGCAGAGCGGAGCATGCGCCTGCCCTTCCTTGACTCGCAGACGGGGGTCGCCCAGAACAACTGCTACATCTGGATGGAGAAGACTCACCGGGGACCAG GGCTGGCTCCGGGCCAGATCTACACTTACCCGGCTCGCTGTTGGCGGAAGAAGCGGCGGCTCAACATCCTGGAGGATCCTCGCCTGCGGCCTT acTGCGAGCCCCCTTTGAAGAAGGAGGGGGGGCTGCCCGAAGGTCCCGTCCTGGAAGCCTTGCTGTGCGCCGAGACGGGAGACAAGAAGCCGGAGATGAAGGAGGAAGAGCTCATCCTGGACTGTCCG AAGGCGCCGATTGGGGAATTTCTCCACGACTTGGACACGGACGACCTGGAGGACGACGTCCCTCGCCGGAAGAACAAGGCCAAGAATAAG GCCTACGGCATCGGGGGTCTGCGGAAGAGGCAGGACGCGGCGCTGCTGGAAGACCGAGACAAGCCTTATGTCTGCGACA TTTGTGGGAAGCGCTACAAGAACCGGCCGGGACTCAGCTACCACTACACTCACACGCACCTGGCAGAGGAGGAGGGCGAGGAGGGCCCTGAACGCCACACCCTCCCCTTCCATCGCAAGAACAACCACAAAC CTAAGAAAGCACCGGACGGCACAGTCATACCAAACGGTTATTGTGATTTCTGTCTAGGCGGCTCCAAGAAGACCGGCTGCCCCGAGGATCTCATCTCCTGCGCGGATTGTGGCCGTTCAG GGCACCCATCCTGCCTGCAGTTCACCGTCAACATGACAGCTGCCGTGCGGACTTACCGGTGGCAGTGCATCGAGTGCAAGAGCTGCAGTCTTTGCGGCACCTCCGAGAACGAC GACCAGCTGCTGTTCTGCGACGACTGTGACCGGGGCTACCACATGTACTGCCTGAGCCCACCCATGGCTGAGCCCCCCGAAG GAACCTGGAGCTGCCACCTGTGCCTGCGGCAGCTGAAGGAGAAGGCGTCTGCCTACATCACCCTGACCTAG
- the DPF1 gene encoding zinc finger protein neuro-d4 isoform X1, translating into MATAVHKPIKCLGEDFYREAIEHCRSYNARLCAERSMRLPFLDSQTGVAQNNCYIWMEKTHRGPGLAPGQIYTYPARCWRKKRRLNILEDPRLRPCEFKIDCEPPLKKEGGLPEGPVLEALLCAETGDKKPEMKEEELILDCPKAPIGEFLHDLDTDDLEDDVPRRKNKAKNKAYGIGGLRKRQDAALLEDRDKPYVCDICGKRYKNRPGLSYHYTHTHLAEEEGEEGPERHTLPFHRKNNHKPKKAPDGTVIPNGYCDFCLGGSKKTGCPEDLISCADCGRSGHPSCLQFTVNMTAAVRTYRWQCIECKSCSLCGTSENDDQLLFCDDCDRGYHMYCLSPPMAEPPEGTWSCHLCLRQLKEKASAYITLT; encoded by the exons TTTAGGCGAAGATTTCTACCGGGAAGCCATTGAGCACTGCCGCAGCTACAATGCCCGGCTATGCGCAGAGCGGAGCATGCGCCTGCCCTTCCTTGACTCGCAGACGGGGGTCGCCCAGAACAACTGCTACATCTGGATGGAGAAGACTCACCGGGGACCAG GGCTGGCTCCGGGCCAGATCTACACTTACCCGGCTCGCTGTTGGCGGAAGAAGCGGCGGCTCAACATCCTGGAGGATCCTCGCCTGCGGCCTTGTGAGTTCAAGATTG acTGCGAGCCCCCTTTGAAGAAGGAGGGGGGGCTGCCCGAAGGTCCCGTCCTGGAAGCCTTGCTGTGCGCCGAGACGGGAGACAAGAAGCCGGAGATGAAGGAGGAAGAGCTCATCCTGGACTGTCCG AAGGCGCCGATTGGGGAATTTCTCCACGACTTGGACACGGACGACCTGGAGGACGACGTCCCTCGCCGGAAGAACAAGGCCAAGAATAAG GCCTACGGCATCGGGGGTCTGCGGAAGAGGCAGGACGCGGCGCTGCTGGAAGACCGAGACAAGCCTTATGTCTGCGACA TTTGTGGGAAGCGCTACAAGAACCGGCCGGGACTCAGCTACCACTACACTCACACGCACCTGGCAGAGGAGGAGGGCGAGGAGGGCCCTGAACGCCACACCCTCCCCTTCCATCGCAAGAACAACCACAAAC CTAAGAAAGCACCGGACGGCACAGTCATACCAAACGGTTATTGTGATTTCTGTCTAGGCGGCTCCAAGAAGACCGGCTGCCCCGAGGATCTCATCTCCTGCGCGGATTGTGGCCGTTCAG GGCACCCATCCTGCCTGCAGTTCACCGTCAACATGACAGCTGCCGTGCGGACTTACCGGTGGCAGTGCATCGAGTGCAAGAGCTGCAGTCTTTGCGGCACCTCCGAGAACGAC GACCAGCTGCTGTTCTGCGACGACTGTGACCGGGGCTACCACATGTACTGCCTGAGCCCACCCATGGCTGAGCCCCCCGAAG GAACCTGGAGCTGCCACCTGTGCCTGCGGCAGCTGAAGGAGAAGGCGTCTGCCTACATCACCCTGACCTAG
- the DPF1 gene encoding zinc finger protein neuro-d4 isoform X3, giving the protein MATAVHKPIKCLGEDFYREAIEHCRSYNARLCAERSMRLPFLDSQTGVAQNNCYIWMEKTHRGPGLAPGQIYTYPARCWRKKRRLNILEDPRLRPCEFKIDCEPPLKKEGGLPEGPVLEALLCAETGDKKPEMKEEELILDCPKAPIGEFLHDLDTDDLEDDVPRRKNKAKNKAYGIGGLRKRQDAALLEDRDKPYVCDICGKRYKNRPGLSYHYTHTHLAEEEGEEGPERHTLPFHRKNNHKRGSKKTGCPEDLISCADCGRSGHPSCLQFTVNMTAAVRTYRWQCIECKSCSLCGTSENDDQLLFCDDCDRGYHMYCLSPPMAEPPEGTWSCHLCLRQLKEKASAYITLT; this is encoded by the exons TTTAGGCGAAGATTTCTACCGGGAAGCCATTGAGCACTGCCGCAGCTACAATGCCCGGCTATGCGCAGAGCGGAGCATGCGCCTGCCCTTCCTTGACTCGCAGACGGGGGTCGCCCAGAACAACTGCTACATCTGGATGGAGAAGACTCACCGGGGACCAG GGCTGGCTCCGGGCCAGATCTACACTTACCCGGCTCGCTGTTGGCGGAAGAAGCGGCGGCTCAACATCCTGGAGGATCCTCGCCTGCGGCCTTGTGAGTTCAAGATTG acTGCGAGCCCCCTTTGAAGAAGGAGGGGGGGCTGCCCGAAGGTCCCGTCCTGGAAGCCTTGCTGTGCGCCGAGACGGGAGACAAGAAGCCGGAGATGAAGGAGGAAGAGCTCATCCTGGACTGTCCG AAGGCGCCGATTGGGGAATTTCTCCACGACTTGGACACGGACGACCTGGAGGACGACGTCCCTCGCCGGAAGAACAAGGCCAAGAATAAG GCCTACGGCATCGGGGGTCTGCGGAAGAGGCAGGACGCGGCGCTGCTGGAAGACCGAGACAAGCCTTATGTCTGCGACA TTTGTGGGAAGCGCTACAAGAACCGGCCGGGACTCAGCTACCACTACACTCACACGCACCTGGCAGAGGAGGAGGGCGAGGAGGGCCCTGAACGCCACACCCTCCCCTTCCATCGCAAGAACAACCACAAAC GCGGCTCCAAGAAGACCGGCTGCCCCGAGGATCTCATCTCCTGCGCGGATTGTGGCCGTTCAG GGCACCCATCCTGCCTGCAGTTCACCGTCAACATGACAGCTGCCGTGCGGACTTACCGGTGGCAGTGCATCGAGTGCAAGAGCTGCAGTCTTTGCGGCACCTCCGAGAACGAC GACCAGCTGCTGTTCTGCGACGACTGTGACCGGGGCTACCACATGTACTGCCTGAGCCCACCCATGGCTGAGCCCCCCGAAG GAACCTGGAGCTGCCACCTGTGCCTGCGGCAGCTGAAGGAGAAGGCGTCTGCCTACATCACCCTGACCTAG